A single genomic interval of Ardenticatena maritima harbors:
- the rplD gene encoding 50S ribosomal protein L4 — translation MKIPVYNMQGEQVREIELSPYIYEIEPNVSVMHQALVRQHANARLGTHSTKTRAEVARTGAKVWRQKGTGRARQGSRRAPHWVGGGVAFGPKPRKYTKDMPKKMRRLAIRSALATKAQAGKIVVVEDLAFETPRTKEMAAVLERLGIGGKSTVVLVGLGDDENVKRSAANLEDVKTLHWRYLNVRDLLGHEYLLMPVQAVEAIDALWGEKEA, via the coding sequence ATGAAGATTCCGGTGTATAACATGCAGGGCGAGCAGGTGCGTGAAATCGAACTGTCGCCCTACATCTACGAAATTGAACCGAATGTGAGTGTGATGCACCAGGCGCTTGTGCGCCAGCATGCCAATGCCCGCTTGGGGACGCACAGCACCAAGACGCGCGCCGAAGTGGCTCGCACGGGTGCAAAGGTGTGGCGCCAGAAAGGGACGGGCCGTGCGCGCCAAGGTTCGCGCCGTGCGCCGCACTGGGTTGGTGGTGGTGTTGCGTTTGGCCCCAAGCCGCGCAAATACACCAAAGATATGCCGAAGAAGATGCGCCGCCTGGCCATTCGCTCGGCGTTGGCCACGAAGGCGCAAGCCGGCAAAATCGTGGTGGTCGAAGATTTGGCCTTTGAAACGCCGCGCACGAAAGAAATGGCGGCTGTGTTGGAACGCTTGGGCATTGGCGGCAAGAGCACCGTTGTGTTGGTCGGCTTGGGCGATGATGAAAACGTCAAGCGCTCAGCCGCGAACCTGGAAGATGTCAAAACGCTGCACTGGCGCTACCTCAATGTGCGCGACCTGTTGGGGCACGAATACTTGCTGATGCCGGTGCAGGCTGTTGAAGCCATTGACGCCCTTTGGGGCGAGAAGGAGGCGTAA
- a CDS encoding 50S ribosomal protein L23, which translates to MHPYEVLKRPIVTEKSLRLRDEFNQYVFEVDRRANKRQVKEAVELAFDVTVEDVRIINVPGKTRRWGRKTVRTSPWKKAIVTLAEGDSIQLFEGV; encoded by the coding sequence ATGCACCCATATGAAGTGCTGAAGCGCCCGATTGTGACCGAAAAATCGTTGCGCTTGCGCGATGAATTCAACCAATACGTCTTTGAAGTGGATCGTCGCGCGAACAAGCGCCAGGTAAAAGAAGCCGTTGAGTTGGCGTTCGATGTGACGGTGGAAGATGTGCGCATTATCAACGTGCCCGGCAAGACGCGCCGCTGGGGGCGCAAGACGGTGCGCACGTCGCCGTGGAAGAAGGCAATCGTCACACTGGCCGAAGGCGACTCGATCCAACTCTTCGAGGGTGTCTAA